In Micromonospora sp. LH3U1, one genomic interval encodes:
- a CDS encoding S8 family serine peptidase — protein MQVGPPSPVGQPPPYPLPPGRASPWPVVAAVLVGCWTVAVTVATQTGGWVTDQVLLGFGQDRVGWLWPVLGLATVVLVGAPALLLAVLPRSAAVRATGRVWLIGALALGVLTLLRVVPPVHHEAYLAGLAGAALLSALAVRWSARRWAYPGPAGSVVGAAPTGDGDAARPEAVGSPEPVERQRGSRRPGPVPLLAVAAGLALLLPWAWLGALGGLLETALALLAAAALGVLAATLLDATFWSRFAVGRPPRPARLVLVGGLVAGVALLLLAAGTGQSGAQLPALLILPPSGFALAALWSATWRPAADPADATRAGRTATGWLVGLAALGPLAFTDPEEITLLLVGTRDVPFWVAVAAGAGLAVAVLVAIGYAVLLARPSARTPSRRVAAVAAVVLLVTFGVVDLGPGQPGLYGERLLVVLRAQADLTGLPAGAPGRAGRDARAAEVYRRLVTTAEQSQADLLRGLTRLRLDPVSYYLVNAVEVDGGPAVRAWLARRPEVARVLVSQRLRPLPAPAGQSRGTAPRPTGPEWNIRQIGADRVWSQLGVTGTGIVVGSSDSGVDGTHPALRAGFRGGNDSWYDPWDGTRNPTDQGGHGTHTVGSAVGRDGIGVAPDAQWVGCVNLDRNLGSPGHYLDCLQFMLAPFPAGGDPFTDGRPERAPQVLTNSWGCPPIEGCDRGVLRPATAALDAAGIFVVAAAGNTGPWCASIDDPPAPYADVLTVGAVDAKRRVAEFSSRGPVPGGTGKPDVLAPGVGVVSAMPGGTYAALDGTSMATPQVAGVVALMWSANPALVGDVSRTRQILRDTATAATPTYRSDSPTDTCGAPSNVTGAGQVDAYAAVRAAQK, from the coding sequence ATGCAGGTCGGGCCGCCGTCACCCGTTGGTCAACCACCGCCTTACCCGCTGCCGCCGGGGCGGGCCAGCCCATGGCCGGTGGTCGCGGCCGTGCTGGTCGGCTGCTGGACGGTTGCGGTCACCGTGGCCACCCAGACGGGTGGCTGGGTCACCGATCAGGTGCTGCTGGGCTTCGGGCAGGACCGGGTGGGCTGGCTCTGGCCGGTGCTCGGCCTGGCCACCGTCGTGCTGGTTGGCGCACCTGCCCTGCTGCTGGCCGTGCTGCCCCGGTCGGCCGCGGTCCGGGCCACCGGGAGGGTCTGGCTGATCGGGGCACTCGCACTCGGGGTGCTCACACTGCTGCGGGTCGTGCCGCCGGTGCACCACGAGGCGTACCTGGCCGGGCTGGCCGGCGCGGCGCTGCTCAGCGCGCTCGCCGTGCGCTGGTCGGCGCGCCGGTGGGCGTACCCCGGACCAGCCGGCTCTGTCGTCGGCGCGGCACCCACCGGGGACGGCGACGCCGCGCGGCCCGAGGCCGTTGGAAGCCCGGAGCCGGTCGAGCGCCAGCGGGGCTCGCGCCGGCCCGGCCCGGTGCCGCTGCTCGCGGTCGCCGCCGGGTTGGCGCTGCTGCTGCCCTGGGCCTGGCTGGGCGCGCTCGGTGGGCTCCTGGAGACCGCACTCGCGCTGCTCGCGGCCGCCGCGCTCGGGGTGCTGGCCGCGACGCTGCTCGACGCCACATTCTGGTCCCGGTTCGCGGTCGGTCGGCCGCCCCGGCCGGCTCGGCTGGTGCTGGTCGGAGGCCTGGTCGCCGGGGTGGCGCTGCTGCTGCTCGCGGCCGGCACCGGCCAGTCCGGCGCGCAGTTGCCCGCGCTGCTGATCCTGCCGCCGTCGGGCTTCGCGCTGGCCGCGCTGTGGTCCGCCACCTGGCGGCCCGCCGCCGACCCGGCCGACGCCACCCGCGCTGGTCGAACGGCGACCGGCTGGCTCGTGGGCCTGGCCGCACTCGGCCCGCTGGCCTTCACCGACCCGGAAGAGATCACCCTGCTGCTGGTCGGCACCCGGGACGTCCCGTTCTGGGTCGCGGTCGCCGCCGGTGCCGGGCTCGCCGTCGCCGTCCTGGTCGCCATCGGGTACGCGGTGCTGCTCGCCCGGCCGTCGGCACGCACCCCGAGCCGTCGGGTGGCAGCGGTGGCAGCGGTGGTGCTGCTGGTGACGTTCGGCGTGGTCGACCTCGGCCCCGGCCAGCCGGGTCTGTACGGCGAGCGGCTGCTCGTGGTGCTGCGCGCGCAGGCCGACCTGACCGGTCTACCGGCCGGCGCGCCGGGTCGGGCCGGGCGGGACGCCCGCGCGGCGGAGGTCTACCGGCGACTGGTGACCACGGCCGAGCAGAGCCAGGCCGACCTGCTCCGAGGGCTGACCCGGCTACGACTCGACCCGGTGTCGTACTACCTGGTGAACGCGGTCGAGGTGGACGGCGGCCCGGCGGTGCGGGCCTGGCTCGCCCGCCGACCGGAGGTGGCGCGGGTGCTGGTCAGCCAGCGCCTGCGGCCGCTGCCGGCTCCGGCCGGGCAGAGCCGGGGCACCGCGCCCAGGCCCACCGGCCCGGAGTGGAACATCCGGCAGATCGGCGCCGACCGGGTGTGGTCCCAGCTCGGGGTGACCGGCACGGGCATCGTGGTCGGCAGCTCGGATTCGGGGGTCGACGGCACCCATCCGGCACTGCGAGCAGGGTTCCGGGGTGGGAACGACTCCTGGTACGACCCGTGGGACGGCACCCGGAACCCGACCGACCAGGGCGGGCACGGCACGCACACGGTGGGCAGCGCGGTCGGGCGGGACGGCATCGGGGTGGCGCCGGACGCGCAGTGGGTGGGCTGCGTCAACCTGGACCGCAACCTCGGCAGCCCGGGGCACTACCTGGACTGTCTCCAGTTCATGCTGGCGCCCTTCCCGGCCGGCGGCGACCCGTTCACCGACGGCCGTCCGGAGCGCGCCCCGCAGGTGCTGACCAACTCGTGGGGCTGCCCGCCCATCGAGGGGTGCGACCGGGGCGTACTGCGACCGGCCACCGCCGCGCTGGACGCCGCCGGGATCTTCGTGGTCGCCGCGGCCGGCAACACCGGCCCGTGGTGCGCGTCGATCGACGACCCGCCAGCCCCGTACGCGGACGTGCTGACCGTGGGTGCGGTGGACGCGAAGCGCCGGGTCGCCGAGTTCTCCTCGCGCGGGCCGGTGCCGGGCGGCACGGGTAAGCCGGACGTGCTGGCGCCGGGTGTGGGCGTGGTGTCGGCCATGCCGGGCGGCACGTACGCCGCGCTGGACGGCACCTCGATGGCGACGCCACAGGTGGCCGGGGTGGTCGCGCTGATGTGGTCGGCGAACCCGGCGTTGGTCGGCGATGTGAGCCGGACCCGGCAGATTCTGCGGGACACCGCCACGGCGGCGACACCGACCTACCGCTCCGACAGCCCGACCGACACCTGCGGTGCTCCGTCGAACGTCACCGGTGCCGGCCAGGTCGATGCCTACGCCGCCGTTCGTGCCGCCCAGAAATAG
- a CDS encoding GNAT family N-acetyltransferase, whose protein sequence is MDAEITVTELTPDLAPTVIRLCEQALDLPEDAAEAAPIVDVLWPRAAADRAVVGLGAYRGADLVGVLICSVSSTDPGVGHVDLVAVLPDQRRRGVGRALIQRAERVLAERGVTEVLLVGNPPYYAWPGIDVRYTPAVCAAAALGYEQDRTAWNMTADLSYDGSPALRSTEAAERRLADQGVTVRRAEPADLPALVEFARSTFGGTWDGELAGSVGRDGAGCHLAERGGEVLGFAAYGSSRPSWFGPMGTAPAAEGSGIGGVLLRRCLRDQQAAGLDRAQIGWVGPVPFYSGSAGARIERVFFLYRRAVGAE, encoded by the coding sequence ATGGACGCCGAGATCACCGTCACCGAGTTGACCCCCGACCTGGCCCCCACCGTGATACGGCTCTGCGAGCAGGCTCTCGACCTACCCGAGGACGCCGCCGAGGCGGCCCCCATCGTGGACGTGCTCTGGCCCCGGGCCGCCGCCGACCGGGCGGTGGTCGGGCTGGGCGCGTACCGGGGTGCGGATCTGGTCGGGGTGCTGATCTGCTCGGTGTCGTCGACCGATCCGGGTGTCGGGCATGTGGACCTGGTCGCGGTCCTCCCGGATCAGCGCCGCCGGGGCGTCGGCCGGGCGCTGATCCAGAGGGCCGAGCGGGTGCTCGCCGAGCGCGGGGTGACCGAGGTGCTGCTGGTCGGGAACCCGCCGTACTACGCGTGGCCGGGCATCGACGTCCGCTACACGCCGGCGGTCTGCGCCGCCGCCGCGCTGGGCTACGAGCAGGACCGGACCGCCTGGAACATGACCGCGGACCTGTCGTACGACGGGTCGCCGGCACTGCGGTCCACCGAGGCGGCCGAGCGGCGGTTGGCTGATCAGGGCGTGACCGTACGCCGGGCGGAGCCGGCGGACCTGCCGGCGCTGGTCGAGTTCGCCCGGTCCACCTTCGGCGGCACGTGGGACGGCGAGTTGGCCGGGTCGGTGGGTCGGGACGGCGCCGGTTGCCACCTGGCGGAGCGGGGTGGCGAGGTGCTCGGCTTCGCCGCGTACGGGTCGTCCCGGCCGAGCTGGTTCGGGCCGATGGGCACCGCGCCGGCCGCCGAGGGGTCGGGCATTGGCGGGGTGCTGCTGCGGCGCTGCCTCCGGGACCAGCAGGCGGCAGGGCTGGACCGGGCGCAGATTGGCTGGGTGGGGCCGGTGCCGTTCTATTCCGGCAGCGCGGGCGCCCGGATCGAGCGGGTCTTCTTCCTGTACCGGCGGGCAGTCGGCGCAGAATAA
- the groL gene encoding chaperonin GroEL (60 kDa chaperone family; promotes refolding of misfolded polypeptides especially under stressful conditions; forms two stacked rings of heptamers to form a barrel-shaped 14mer; ends can be capped by GroES; misfolded proteins enter the barrel where they are refolded when GroES binds), whose protein sequence is MAKMIAFDEEARRGLERGMNQLADAVKVTLGPKGRNVVLEKKWGAPTITNDGVSIAKEIELEDPYEKIGAELVKEVAKKTDDVAGDGTTTATVLAQALVREGLRNVAAGANPMALKRGIEAAVASVSEELSKLAKDVETKEQIASTASISAGDSTVGEIIAEAMDKVGKEGVITVEESNTFGLELELTEGMRFDKGYISAYFMTDPERMEAVFDDPYILIANSKISSVKDLLPILEKVMQSGKPLLIIAEDLEGEALATLVVNKVRGTFKSVAVKAPGFGDRRKAMLTDIAILAGGQVISEEVGLKLDAASLDMLGRARKVVVTKDETTIVDGAGDAEQIQGRVNQIRAEIDKSDSDYDREKLQERLAKLAGGVAVIKVGAATEVELKERKHRIEDAVRNAKAAVEEGIVPGGGVALVQAGKTAFDKLDLVGDEATGANIVKVALDAPLRQIAVNAGLEGGVVVEKVRNLEAGHGLNAANGEYVDLLAAGIIDPAKVTRSALQNAASIAALFLTTEAVVADKPEKNPAAPAGPGGGDMDF, encoded by the coding sequence ATGGCCAAGATGATCGCTTTCGACGAAGAGGCTCGCCGCGGCCTCGAGCGGGGCATGAACCAGCTCGCCGACGCCGTAAAGGTGACCCTCGGCCCCAAGGGCCGCAACGTCGTGCTCGAGAAGAAGTGGGGTGCCCCCACCATCACCAACGATGGTGTGAGCATCGCCAAGGAGATCGAGCTCGAGGACCCGTACGAGAAGATCGGCGCTGAGCTGGTCAAGGAGGTCGCCAAGAAGACCGACGACGTTGCCGGTGACGGCACGACGACGGCGACCGTCCTGGCCCAGGCCCTGGTTCGCGAGGGCCTGCGCAACGTGGCCGCTGGCGCCAACCCGATGGCCCTGAAGCGGGGCATCGAGGCTGCGGTCGCGAGCGTCTCGGAGGAGCTGTCCAAGCTCGCCAAGGACGTCGAGACCAAGGAGCAGATCGCCTCCACCGCCTCCATCTCCGCTGGCGACAGCACCGTCGGCGAGATCATCGCCGAGGCGATGGACAAGGTCGGCAAGGAAGGCGTCATCACCGTCGAGGAGAGCAACACCTTCGGGCTGGAGCTGGAGCTCACCGAGGGCATGCGCTTCGACAAGGGCTACATCTCGGCCTACTTCATGACCGACCCGGAGCGTATGGAGGCCGTCTTCGACGACCCGTACATCCTGATCGCCAACAGCAAGATCTCGTCGGTGAAGGACCTGCTCCCGATCCTGGAGAAGGTCATGCAGTCGGGCAAGCCGCTGCTGATCATCGCCGAGGACCTGGAGGGCGAGGCTCTCGCCACCCTGGTGGTCAACAAGGTCCGTGGCACCTTCAAGTCGGTCGCCGTCAAGGCGCCGGGCTTCGGTGACCGCCGCAAGGCCATGCTGACCGACATCGCCATCCTCGCCGGTGGCCAGGTCATCAGCGAGGAGGTCGGCCTCAAGCTCGACGCCGCCAGCCTCGACATGCTGGGCCGCGCCCGCAAGGTCGTGGTGACCAAGGACGAGACCACCATCGTCGACGGTGCCGGTGACGCCGAGCAGATCCAGGGCCGGGTCAACCAGATCCGGGCCGAGATCGACAAGAGCGACTCCGACTACGACCGGGAGAAGCTGCAGGAGCGGCTGGCCAAGCTGGCCGGCGGCGTTGCGGTCATCAAGGTCGGCGCGGCCACCGAGGTCGAGCTCAAGGAGCGCAAGCACCGCATCGAGGACGCCGTTCGCAACGCGAAGGCCGCCGTCGAGGAGGGCATCGTCCCGGGTGGTGGCGTCGCGCTGGTTCAGGCCGGCAAGACCGCCTTCGACAAGCTCGACCTGGTCGGCGACGAGGCGACCGGTGCGAACATCGTCAAGGTCGCGCTGGACGCCCCGCTGCGGCAGATCGCCGTCAACGCCGGCCTCGAGGGCGGCGTTGTGGTGGAGAAGGTCCGTAACCTCGAAGCGGGTCACGGCCTCAACGCCGCCAACGGCGAGTACGTGGACCTGCTGGCCGCGGGCATCATCGACCCGGCCAAGGTGACGCGCTCGGCGCTGCAGAACGCCGCTTCCATCGCGGCGCTGTTCCTCACCACCGAAGCCGTCGTCGCGGACAAGCCGGAGAAGAACCCGGCTGCCCCGGCTGGCCCGGGTGGCGGGGACATGGACTTCTGA
- a CDS encoding cold-shock protein, which produces MAQGTVKWFNAEKGYGFIAVDGGQDVFVHFSAIEMDGYKALDDGQRVEFEIAQGQKGPQAEHVRVIA; this is translated from the coding sequence GTGGCACAGGGCACCGTGAAGTGGTTCAACGCCGAAAAGGGCTACGGCTTCATCGCCGTCGACGGCGGTCAGGACGTGTTCGTCCACTTCTCCGCGATCGAGATGGACGGCTACAAGGCGCTGGACGACGGTCAGCGGGTGGAGTTCGAGATCGCCCAGGGCCAGAAGGGTCCGCAGGCCGAACACGTACGCGTCATCGCCTGA
- a CDS encoding GNAT family N-acetyltransferase has protein sequence MTTETGSTAVRQAEIRRVRPEDAARMRALRLEMLADAPLAFLETLADAAARPHTEFAARVAYTSAGPSNAQFIADPGGRLVGHAGGTVAPNEPGLTVIYAVYVTPTCRGNGLLGELIDGVAAWSRACGRPELLLEVVVGNDRAYRAYQRLGFIDTGVRVPHPTIPALNELQMRRRA, from the coding sequence ATGACCACCGAAACCGGCTCAACCGCCGTTCGCCAGGCGGAGATCCGTCGAGTCCGGCCGGAGGACGCCGCCCGGATGCGGGCGCTGCGCCTGGAGATGCTCGCCGACGCGCCGCTGGCTTTCCTGGAGACCCTGGCGGACGCGGCGGCCCGACCGCACACCGAGTTCGCCGCCCGGGTCGCGTACACCTCAGCCGGTCCGAGCAACGCGCAGTTCATCGCCGACCCGGGCGGCCGACTGGTCGGGCACGCCGGTGGCACGGTCGCCCCGAACGAGCCCGGGCTGACAGTGATCTACGCCGTGTACGTCACGCCGACCTGTCGGGGCAACGGGCTGCTCGGCGAGCTGATCGACGGCGTGGCCGCCTGGTCGCGAGCCTGCGGCCGGCCGGAACTGCTGCTGGAGGTCGTGGTCGGCAACGACCGCGCCTACCGGGCCTACCAGCGCCTGGGCTTCATCGACACCGGCGTACGCGTCCCGCACCCCACGATCCCAGCCCTCAACGAGCTACAAATGCGCAGAAGAGCCTAA
- the paaN gene encoding phenylacetic acid degradation protein PaaN has protein sequence MTETPQPLYDRHADTLNRALTAITERGYWSAYPESPSPRVYGETAAADGKAAFEAYLGGDFPLDQPGAGVRVATETSPFGVELAVRYPHPGTGELVEAASAALPAWRDAGPQARVGVCLEILDRLHKHIFELANAVQFTSGQAFVMAFQAGGAHALDRALEALAYAYAEMTRHPGTAGWEKAAGKGDPLRMTKTFHVVPRGVALVIGCNTFPTWNSYPGLFASLVTGNPVIVKPHPRAVLPLAITVKYAREVLAEAGFDPNLIMLAAEAPGEKLASDLALHRSIRIVDFTGSTEYGDWLETHARQASVYTEKAGLNTVVIDSTDDFAGMCRNLGFTLTLYSGQMCTTSQNILIPAGGIETDQGHKSFDEVAGGIAAVVGKLTADPARGVELTGAIVNDGVLERLAEVTKVGEPVLESRAVTHPAYADAVVRTPTIVKLTADDAETYGREWFGPISFAIATDSTAHSLELLRRTVGEKGALTAGVYSTDEAVLDATEAVAIEVGVHLSCNLTGGVFVNQSAAFSDFHGSGANAAANSALTDGAYVSNRFRIVQSRRHV, from the coding sequence ATGACGGAGACCCCGCAGCCCCTGTACGACAGGCACGCCGACACCCTCAACCGTGCGCTGACCGCGATCACGGAGCGGGGCTACTGGTCCGCCTATCCCGAATCCCCCAGCCCCCGGGTGTACGGCGAGACCGCCGCCGCCGACGGTAAGGCCGCCTTCGAGGCGTACCTCGGTGGTGACTTCCCCCTCGACCAGCCGGGCGCAGGCGTTCGGGTCGCCACTGAGACGAGCCCGTTCGGGGTGGAGCTGGCGGTGCGGTACCCGCATCCCGGAACCGGGGAGCTGGTCGAGGCCGCCTCCGCCGCGCTGCCCGCGTGGCGCGACGCCGGCCCGCAGGCGCGGGTGGGGGTCTGCCTGGAAATCCTCGACCGGCTGCACAAGCACATCTTCGAGCTGGCCAACGCGGTGCAGTTCACCAGCGGGCAGGCGTTCGTGATGGCCTTCCAGGCCGGCGGCGCGCACGCGCTGGACCGGGCGTTGGAAGCGCTGGCGTACGCGTACGCCGAGATGACCCGGCACCCGGGGACGGCAGGCTGGGAGAAGGCCGCCGGCAAGGGTGACCCGCTGCGGATGACCAAGACGTTCCACGTGGTGCCGCGTGGGGTGGCGCTGGTGATCGGCTGCAACACCTTCCCGACCTGGAACTCGTACCCCGGGCTGTTCGCCTCGCTGGTCACCGGCAACCCGGTGATCGTCAAGCCGCACCCGCGCGCGGTGCTGCCGCTGGCCATCACCGTGAAGTACGCCCGGGAGGTGCTCGCCGAGGCCGGCTTCGACCCGAACCTGATCATGCTGGCGGCCGAGGCGCCCGGTGAGAAGCTCGCCAGTGACCTGGCCCTGCACCGCTCCATCCGGATCGTCGACTTCACCGGTTCCACCGAGTACGGCGACTGGCTGGAGACGCACGCCCGGCAGGCGTCGGTCTACACCGAGAAGGCCGGTCTGAACACGGTCGTCATCGACTCCACCGACGACTTCGCCGGCATGTGCCGCAACCTCGGGTTCACGCTGACCCTCTACAGCGGTCAGATGTGCACCACCTCGCAGAACATCCTCATCCCCGCCGGTGGCATCGAGACCGACCAGGGGCACAAGAGCTTCGACGAGGTGGCCGGTGGGATCGCCGCGGTGGTCGGCAAGCTCACCGCCGACCCGGCCCGAGGCGTGGAGCTGACCGGCGCCATCGTCAACGACGGGGTGCTGGAACGGCTGGCCGAGGTGACCAAGGTCGGCGAGCCGGTGCTGGAGTCACGGGCCGTGACCCACCCGGCGTACGCCGACGCGGTGGTGCGTACCCCGACGATCGTGAAGCTGACCGCGGACGACGCGGAGACGTACGGCCGGGAGTGGTTCGGGCCGATCTCGTTCGCCATCGCGACCGACTCCACCGCGCACAGCCTGGAGCTGCTGCGCCGGACGGTCGGCGAGAAGGGCGCGCTCACCGCCGGGGTCTACTCCACGGACGAGGCGGTGCTGGACGCCACCGAGGCGGTGGCGATCGAGGTCGGGGTGCACCTGTCCTGCAACCTCACCGGCGGGGTCTTCGTGAACCAGTCGGCGGCGTTCTCCGACTTCCACGGCAGTGGGGCCAACGCGGCGGCCAACTCGGCGTTGACCGACGGGGCCTATGTCTCCAACCGCTTCCGCATAGTGCAGTCCCGGCGTCACGTCTGA